The following proteins are encoded in a genomic region of Oncorhynchus kisutch isolate 150728-3 linkage group LG4, Okis_V2, whole genome shotgun sequence:
- the nipa2 gene encoding magnesium transporter NIPA2 isoform X1, giving the protein MEPTILDQGCSLCDVTCRNSRVVTQVGDRCSAGQQLLCVVVNVTNSTNNTSSVTMGQDRGKYDFYIGLGLAISSSIFIGGSFILKKKGLLRLARKGQCRAGQGGHAYLKECLWWAGLLSMAAGEGANFAAYAFAPATLVTPLGALSVLVSAVLSSYFLSERLNLHGKLGCLLSILGSTTMVIHAPQEEEINSLDHMARKLVDPGFLVFATFVIIVALIFILVVGPRHGQTNIMVYITICSVIGALSVSCVKGLGIAIKEAIAGRSVVGNPLAWVLLLGLVACVSTQINYLNKALDIFNTSLVTPIYYVFFTTSVLSCSAILFKEWEHMATADVIGTLSGFLTIIVGIFLLHAFKDLSVSLSTLAVSIRKDERPGPAANGVATHGSYELLRNDSTDMNLEEREVGLPFDSLSRRNGTMTAS; this is encoded by the exons ATGGAGCCAACTATTTTGGATCAGGGTTGTTCACTCTGTGATGTAACTTGTCGAAATA GTAGAGTGGTGACACAGGTTGGTGACAGGTGTTCGGCTGGTCAGCAACTCCTGTGTGTTGTGGTCAATGTAACAAACAGTACGAACAACACATCCAGCGTCACCATGGGCCAGGACAGAGGGAAGTATGATTTCTACATCGGCCTGGGACTAGCCATcagctccagcatcttcataggAGGAAGCTTCATTCTCAAGAAGAAAGGACTACTCCGCCTGGCCAGGAAGGGACAGTGTAGGGCAG GACAAGGTGGACACGCATATCTtaaagaatgtctctggtgggcTGGCTTATTATCAA TGGCGGCTGGAGAAGGGGCGAACTTTGCAGCGTATGCCTTCGCTCCTGCTACTCTCGTCACCCCTCTGGGGGCCCTCAGTGTGCTGGTCAG TGCGGTGCTGTCCTCGTACTTCCTGTCCGAGCGTCTGAACCTGCACGGGAAGCTGGGCTGTCTGCTCAGTATCTTGGGCTCTACTACCATGGTGATCCACGCCCCTCAGGAGGAAGAGATCAACAGTCTGGACCACATGGCTCGGAAACTGGTGGACCCAG GTTTCCTGGTGTTTGCCACCTTCGTCATCATCGTAGCGCTCATCTTCATCTTGGTGGTGGGCCCTCGGCACGGCCAGACCAACATCATGGTGTATATTACCATCTGCTCTGTGATAGGAGCTCTGTCGGTGTCGTGTGTGAAGGGGTTGGGCATCGCCATCAAAGAGGCCATAGCTGGGAGGTCCGTGGTGGGGAACCCTTTAGCCTGGGTGTTACTGCTTGGGCTGGTGGCCTGCGTCTCCACTCAGATAAACTACCTGAACAAGGCTCTGGATATCTTCAACACCTCCCTGGTCACACCCATCTACTACGTGTTCTTCAccacctcagtcctctcctgctctgccaTCCTCTTCAAGGAGTGGGAGCACATGGCTACTGCTGATGTTATCGGGACTCTGAGTGGGTTCCTGACCATTATAGTTGGTATCTTTCTGCTCCATGCCTTCAAGGACCTTAGTGTGAGCCTGTCCACGCTGGCGGTGTCCATCAGGAAGGACGAGAGGCCCGGGCCGGCAGCTAACGGAGTGGCAACACACGGCAGCTACGAACTGCTGCGCAATGACTCCACAGACATGAacctggaggagagggaggtgggccTGCCATTTGACAGCCTGTCCAGGAGGAATGGTACCATGACAGCCTCTTAG
- the nipa2 gene encoding magnesium transporter NIPA2 isoform X2 encodes MGQDRGKYDFYIGLGLAISSSIFIGGSFILKKKGLLRLARKGQCRAGQGGHAYLKECLWWAGLLSMAAGEGANFAAYAFAPATLVTPLGALSVLVSAVLSSYFLSERLNLHGKLGCLLSILGSTTMVIHAPQEEEINSLDHMARKLVDPGFLVFATFVIIVALIFILVVGPRHGQTNIMVYITICSVIGALSVSCVKGLGIAIKEAIAGRSVVGNPLAWVLLLGLVACVSTQINYLNKALDIFNTSLVTPIYYVFFTTSVLSCSAILFKEWEHMATADVIGTLSGFLTIIVGIFLLHAFKDLSVSLSTLAVSIRKDERPGPAANGVATHGSYELLRNDSTDMNLEEREVGLPFDSLSRRNGTMTAS; translated from the exons ATGGGCCAGGACAGAGGGAAGTATGATTTCTACATCGGCCTGGGACTAGCCATcagctccagcatcttcataggAGGAAGCTTCATTCTCAAGAAGAAAGGACTACTCCGCCTGGCCAGGAAGGGACAGTGTAGGGCAG GACAAGGTGGACACGCATATCTtaaagaatgtctctggtgggcTGGCTTATTATCAA TGGCGGCTGGAGAAGGGGCGAACTTTGCAGCGTATGCCTTCGCTCCTGCTACTCTCGTCACCCCTCTGGGGGCCCTCAGTGTGCTGGTCAG TGCGGTGCTGTCCTCGTACTTCCTGTCCGAGCGTCTGAACCTGCACGGGAAGCTGGGCTGTCTGCTCAGTATCTTGGGCTCTACTACCATGGTGATCCACGCCCCTCAGGAGGAAGAGATCAACAGTCTGGACCACATGGCTCGGAAACTGGTGGACCCAG GTTTCCTGGTGTTTGCCACCTTCGTCATCATCGTAGCGCTCATCTTCATCTTGGTGGTGGGCCCTCGGCACGGCCAGACCAACATCATGGTGTATATTACCATCTGCTCTGTGATAGGAGCTCTGTCGGTGTCGTGTGTGAAGGGGTTGGGCATCGCCATCAAAGAGGCCATAGCTGGGAGGTCCGTGGTGGGGAACCCTTTAGCCTGGGTGTTACTGCTTGGGCTGGTGGCCTGCGTCTCCACTCAGATAAACTACCTGAACAAGGCTCTGGATATCTTCAACACCTCCCTGGTCACACCCATCTACTACGTGTTCTTCAccacctcagtcctctcctgctctgccaTCCTCTTCAAGGAGTGGGAGCACATGGCTACTGCTGATGTTATCGGGACTCTGAGTGGGTTCCTGACCATTATAGTTGGTATCTTTCTGCTCCATGCCTTCAAGGACCTTAGTGTGAGCCTGTCCACGCTGGCGGTGTCCATCAGGAAGGACGAGAGGCCCGGGCCGGCAGCTAACGGAGTGGCAACACACGGCAGCTACGAACTGCTGCGCAATGACTCCACAGACATGAacctggaggagagggaggtgggccTGCCATTTGACAGCCTGTCCAGGAGGAATGGTACCATGACAGCCTCTTAG